From Dryobates pubescens isolate bDryPub1 chromosome 22, bDryPub1.pri, whole genome shotgun sequence, the proteins below share one genomic window:
- the NADSYN1 gene encoding glutamine-dependent NAD(+) synthetase isoform X3 has protein sequence MSRAVTVATCALNQWALDFDGNLQRILRSIDIAKSKGARYRLGPELEICGYGCSDHYYESDTLLHSFQVLAKLLESPAAQDIICDVGMPVLHRNVRYNCRVIFLNKKILLIRPKISLANAGNYRELRWFTPWNKARQVEEYFLPKIIQEVTEQETVPFGDAVLATKDTCLGAEICEELWAPNSPHIEMGLDGVEIFTNSSGSHHVLRKAHTRVDLVNSATAKNGGIYLLANQKGCDGDRLYYDGCAMISLNGETVAQGSQFSLDDVEVLVATLDLEDVRSYRAEISSRNLAASKVNPYPRVKVNFSLSCSDDAAVPTCTPIQWRHHSPEEEISLGPACWLWDYLRRSKQAGFLLPLSGGIDSSATACIVYSMCHQVCLAVRNGNAEVLADARRVVNDETYVPEDPRELCKRVFTTCYMASENSSQDTCNRAKQLAEQIGSYHINLNIDVAVKAVVGIFSMVTGRTPRFAAYGGSSRENLALQNVQARIRMVLAYLFAQLTLWTRGIPGGLLVLGSANVDESLRGYLTKYDCSSADINPIGGISKTDLKNFIQYCIENFQLTALRSIMSAPPTAELEPLVDGQVAQTDEVIGSDFKMLWWTWG, from the exons ATGAGCCGTGCGGTGACCGTGGCCACCTGTGCCCTCAACCAGTGGGCTCTGGATTTTGACGGCAACCTGCAGAGGATTTTGAGAA GTATCGACATCGCAAAGAGCAAAGGAGCCCGGTATCGGCTTGGTCCTGAGCTGGAAATCTG TGGTTACGGCTGCTCGGATCACTATTATGAGTCTGACACCCTCCTGCATTCATTTCAAGTTCTGGCAAAGCTTTTGGAGTCTCCAGCTGCTCAAGATATTATCTGTGATGTGGGCAT GCCTGTTCTGCACAGAAACGTTCGCTACAACTGCCGAGTGATCTTTTTAAATAA AAAAATTCTTCTGATCAGACCAAAAATATCACTGGCGAATGCAGGAAACTACAGAGAGCTCAGGTGGTTTACCCCGTGGAACAAAGCAAG GCAAGTGGAGGAGTATTTTCTACCCAAGATAATCCAGGAGGTGACCGAGCAG gaAACTGTTCCTTTTGGGGATGCAGTGCTAGCCACCAAAGATACCTGCCTAGGGGCAGAAATATGTGAAGAACTCTGGGCACCAAACAG CCCTCATATTGAAATGGGTCTTGATGGTGTGGAAATTTTCACTAACTCTTCAGGGAGTCACCACGTGCTGCGGAAGGCTCACACCCGAGTGGATTTAGTGAACTCTGCCACAGCAAAG AATGGTGGAATTTATCTTTTAGCTAACCAGAAGGGCTGTGATGGTGATCGGCTGTATTATGATGGCTGTGCCATGATTTCCCTGAACGGAGAGACTGTTGCCCAAGGATCCCAGTTCTCACTTGATGATGTG gaggtgctggttgccacTCTGGACTTGGAGGATGTTCGGAGTTACAGAGCAGAGATTTCCTCTCGGAACTTAGCG GCAAGTAAAGTGAATCCTTATCCCAGGGTGAAAGTGAATTTTTCCCTGTCGTGTTCTGATGATGCAGCTGTACCTACTTGCACACCAATCCAGTGGAGACATCACAGTCCTGAGGAGGAGATCAG CCTTGGTCCTGCGTGTTGGCTTTGGGACTATCTAAGGCGTAGCAAACAG GCAGgatttctcctccctcttaGTGGTGGAATtgacagctctgccacagcttgCATAGTGTACTCCATGTGTCACCAGGTTTGCCTGGCAGTCAGGAATGGAA atgcagaggtgctggctgaTGCTCGCAGGGTTGTGAACGATGAGACCTACGTCCCTGAGGATCCAAGAGAACTTTGCAAGCGTGTCTTTACCACTTGCTATATGGCCAGTGAGAACTCCTCCCAGGATACCTGCAACAGGGCTAAACAGCTGGCTGAGCAAATAGGCAG CTACCACATCAACCTGAACATAGATGTGGCTGTGAAAGCTGTTGTGGGAATTTTCAGCATGGTGACAGGTCGAACTCCCCGGTTTGCTGCCTatggagggagcagcagagaaaaccTGGCACTCCAGAATGTACAG gCTAGAATAAGAATGGTCCTTGCCTACCTGTTTGCTCAGCTGACACTGTGGACTCGTGGGATACCAGGGGGACTTCTGGTGCTAGGATCAGCCAATGTGGATGAAAG TCTCCGTGGTTACTTGACCAAGTACGATTGCTCCAGTGCTGACATCAATCCCATTGGTGGCATCAGCAAAACTGATCTGAAGAATTTCATACAATATTGCATTGAAAATTTTCAACTCACAGCCCTCAGAAG